A single genomic interval of Pelagerythrobacter marensis harbors:
- a CDS encoding DUF2341 domain-containing protein: MKKLLMTLAILAMFVPGGASAQDWWSDDWGYRQAISVDATGVVAGEVENAPVLVRLHAGNVDFTRLKDDGSDLRFVAADGTPLDFHLESFNRQAEIALAWVKLPEVSSGSRTIYAYYGNEGASSALSPADTYDGEQSLVVHFADGAAPRDETANANTIGSFTGQLVPEGLVAGGARFDGESRMQVAASPSLTVPAGGEMTVSAWIKPAGEMPADAALYTKLGAAGSRLVIGLRGATPYVSVDGAEAAAPAPLPSGSWAHLAVTAGDGAVRLYVDGAEAAQLAADLPALGGSEIVGANGELPGFMGDIDELWRANTARSADFVAFAANSQGRDAAVVQASGEAQAAEEAGGHNYVSILFGALTLDAWIVIAILTAMLAIAIAVMVAKAGLLSRVERANDTFRQDFYRSSGEAGLHDGLVNSDKLSWPEVSTLGRLFAVGREETRQRLAEGRRSARDQFALAPQSVAAIRAAMDAQMAREGQRLNARLVLLTIAISGGPFLGLLGTVIGVMIVFASVAAAGDVNINAIAPGIAAALLATVAGLAVAIPALFGYNWLLSRVEKIETDNQVFVDELEKRLAETYRPSSAAASVSG, encoded by the coding sequence ATGAAAAAACTACTGATGACCCTGGCCATTCTGGCCATGTTTGTACCTGGTGGGGCGTCGGCGCAGGATTGGTGGAGCGACGATTGGGGGTATCGCCAGGCGATTTCGGTGGATGCCACGGGTGTTGTTGCGGGGGAGGTTGAGAATGCGCCGGTTCTGGTTCGGCTTCATGCGGGGAACGTCGATTTCACGCGGCTGAAGGACGATGGCAGCGATCTTCGCTTTGTTGCGGCGGACGGCACGCCGCTGGATTTCCATCTGGAGAGCTTCAACCGCCAGGCGGAGATTGCGCTGGCCTGGGTGAAGCTGCCGGAAGTTTCGTCCGGGAGCCGGACGATCTATGCCTATTACGGCAACGAGGGGGCTTCGTCGGCGCTTTCGCCGGCGGATACCTATGACGGCGAGCAATCGCTGGTCGTGCACTTTGCCGATGGCGCGGCCCCGCGCGACGAGACGGCCAATGCCAACACGATCGGCAGCTTCACGGGGCAACTGGTTCCCGAAGGCCTGGTCGCCGGCGGCGCGCGCTTCGATGGCGAGAGCCGGATGCAGGTTGCGGCGAGCCCGTCGCTGACCGTGCCGGCCGGCGGCGAGATGACGGTGTCGGCCTGGATCAAGCCGGCCGGCGAGATGCCGGCCGATGCCGCGCTTTACACCAAGCTCGGCGCGGCGGGTTCGCGCCTGGTGATCGGCCTGCGCGGCGCGACGCCTTACGTCAGCGTCGACGGGGCGGAAGCGGCGGCGCCGGCGCCGCTGCCTTCGGGCAGCTGGGCGCATCTGGCGGTGACCGCCGGGGACGGCGCGGTGAGGCTCTATGTCGATGGCGCCGAAGCGGCGCAGCTGGCGGCGGACCTGCCGGCGCTGGGCGGCAGCGAGATCGTCGGCGCCAATGGCGAGCTGCCCGGCTTCATGGGCGATATCGACGAGCTGTGGCGCGCCAACACCGCGCGGTCTGCGGACTTCGTCGCCTTTGCCGCCAACTCGCAGGGGCGCGATGCCGCTGTCGTCCAGGCCAGCGGCGAGGCGCAGGCGGCCGAGGAGGCCGGCGGGCACAATTATGTGAGCATCCTGTTCGGCGCGCTGACGCTGGACGCCTGGATCGTGATCGCGATCCTCACGGCGATGCTGGCCATTGCCATTGCGGTGATGGTGGCGAAGGCGGGCCTGCTGTCGCGGGTGGAGCGGGCGAACGATACCTTCCGCCAGGACTTCTACCGCAGTTCGGGCGAGGCGGGGCTGCACGACGGGCTGGTCAACTCGGACAAGCTGAGCTGGCCCGAAGTGTCGACGCTGGGCCGCCTGTTCGCCGTCGGACGCGAGGAGACGCGCCAGCGGCTGGCCGAAGGGCGCCGCTCGGCGCGCGACCAGTTCGCGCTGGCGCCGCAATCGGTGGCGGCGATCCGCGCGGCGATGGATGCGCAGATGGCGCGCGAGGGGCAGCGTCTGAACGCGCGCCTGGTGCTGCTGACGATCGCCATCTCGGGCGGTCCGTTCCTGGGGCTGCTGGGCACGGTGATCGGGGTGATGATCGTCTTTGCCAGCGTGGCGGCGGCAGGCGACGTCAACATCAACGCGATCGCGCCGGGCATTGCCGCCGCGCTGCTGGCGACCGTGGCGGGCCTTGCCGTCGCGATCCCGGCGCTGTTCGGATACAACTGGCTGCTCTCCCGGGTCGAGAAGATCGAGACCGACAACCAGGTCTTCGTCGACGAGCTCGAGAAGCGTCTTGCCGAGACCTACCGCCCATCGTCCGCCGCCGCATCGGTGTCGGGCTGA
- a CDS encoding biopolymer transporter ExbD, producing the protein MQVQKKRKPYDEINVTPMVDLTLVLLIIFILLTTAAVQGIKVNVPKASSSVSLAKPTTKAITIDEQGQIYLDTFPVTLDELESQLRTFKATTEEFPVVVKGDRVTQYGRIMEVLDVCNRVGIDQLGLVSERVRPS; encoded by the coding sequence ATGCAAGTCCAGAAGAAGCGCAAGCCCTATGACGAGATCAACGTCACGCCGATGGTCGATCTCACGCTGGTGCTGCTGATCATCTTCATCCTGCTGACGACGGCGGCGGTGCAGGGGATCAAGGTCAACGTGCCCAAGGCCAGCTCCTCGGTGAGCCTGGCCAAGCCGACGACCAAGGCGATCACGATCGACGAGCAGGGGCAGATCTATCTCGATACGTTCCCGGTGACGCTCGACGAGCTGGAATCGCAGCTGCGCACCTTCAAGGCGACGACCGAGGAGTTCCCGGTCGTGGTGAAGGGCGACCGGGTCACCCAGTACGGCCGGATCATGGAAGTGCTCGACGTGTGCAACCGCGTCGGCATCGACCAGCTCGGCCTCGTCAGCGAGCGGGTGCGCCCGTCATGA
- a CDS encoding energy transducer TonB, whose translation MSEPVPPSRSERKGRARQAGAILAPIALIGLLAWLIWPDGDLSPGSERFVTEIEMLQPPPPPEPAPEEPIMEEEEEIVEPSEEPPSETPSEEPVDQPQDAPDTSASNQLAGLDRPADAGSDNFRLAAGGGGGLFGRGTGGGGGGQWGAYIESHIRRALMRDPQTRVARGSLRVRVSIAEDGRFTGATLQSSTGNPELDEAVRRVLQNLPRLSVGRPQDRPPQTFAIIDMKRS comes from the coding sequence ATGAGCGAGCCGGTCCCCCCCTCCCGGTCCGAGAGGAAGGGACGCGCCCGCCAGGCGGGAGCGATCCTGGCCCCGATTGCCCTGATCGGCCTCCTGGCCTGGCTGATCTGGCCCGACGGCGATCTCTCGCCGGGCAGCGAGCGCTTCGTCACCGAGATCGAGATGCTCCAGCCCCCGCCGCCGCCCGAGCCGGCGCCGGAAGAGCCGATCATGGAAGAAGAAGAGGAGATCGTCGAGCCGAGCGAGGAACCGCCCAGCGAGACGCCGAGCGAAGAGCCGGTCGACCAGCCGCAGGACGCGCCCGACACCAGCGCCTCGAACCAGCTTGCCGGGCTCGACCGGCCGGCCGATGCGGGCTCGGACAACTTCCGCCTCGCAGCCGGCGGCGGCGGGGGCCTGTTCGGCCGCGGCACCGGCGGCGGCGGCGGCGGCCAGTGGGGCGCCTATATCGAAAGCCATATCCGCCGCGCCCTCATGCGCGATCCGCAAACCCGCGTCGCCAGGGGCTCGCTCAGGGTCCGGGTCTCCATCGCAGAGGACGGCCGCTTCACCGGCGCCACACTCCAGTCCTCCACCGGAAACCCCGAACTCGACGAGGCCGTCCGGAGAGTCCTCCAGAACCTCCCGCGCCTCAGCGTCGGACGACCACAGGACAGACCACCCCAAACCTTCGCCATCATCGATATGAAACGCAGTTGA
- a CDS encoding putative porin has product MSCGAGLALAAAAPASAQSDDPEFSLELLQLMVDEGLLSAEKAQGLLDRAKARVEEKKAREMAEANAIEVPYVPEVVREQIREEVKAEVIAKAQEERWITADPIPEWIDGIELSGDIRLRREQVYFSDDNYFGFPDLQAINDAGGVVEGEGVPTLNTTNDFGRSLYRARLGVKARVADTVEFGLRLAAGRDRSPISTNALLGEYFQKDGLWIDRAYLSVRPLDELTLTGGRMPNPFFSTDLVWDEDINPEGVAANLRVPVTGDVRVFATAGAFPLESRQTNVVDLERWMWGAQAGGEVKAGDLSFKAGVAYYDYRNMEGIKNAQDSRLTDYTALSVVGIGNSKFNIRNDATTQLIGLSSDFDVLNVTASIGYRMFGDVEMRLTGDFARNLAFDAEAIAALESSSADPGDTAWQVRFDLGTPVMADFGDWFVAGAYKRLETDSVLDIFTDSDFGAGGTDLEGYVLEGGFGLYRNTWLGARWLSADAIDRAALVPVYGADILMIDLNAAF; this is encoded by the coding sequence ATGTCTTGCGGCGCCGGGCTGGCCCTGGCCGCCGCGGCCCCGGCCTCGGCGCAATCGGACGATCCGGAGTTTTCGCTCGAACTCCTTCAGCTGATGGTCGACGAAGGGCTTCTGTCCGCCGAGAAGGCACAAGGCCTGCTCGACCGGGCGAAGGCGCGCGTGGAGGAGAAGAAGGCGCGCGAGATGGCCGAGGCCAATGCGATCGAGGTGCCCTATGTGCCCGAAGTCGTGCGCGAGCAGATCCGCGAGGAAGTGAAGGCCGAGGTCATCGCCAAGGCGCAGGAAGAGCGCTGGATCACCGCCGACCCGATCCCCGAATGGATCGACGGCATCGAACTGTCCGGCGACATCCGCCTGCGGCGCGAACAGGTCTATTTCAGCGACGACAACTACTTCGGCTTTCCCGATCTCCAGGCGATCAACGATGCCGGCGGCGTCGTCGAAGGCGAGGGCGTGCCCACGCTCAACACGACCAACGATTTCGGGCGCTCGCTCTACCGCGCCCGCCTGGGCGTCAAGGCGCGGGTCGCCGATACCGTGGAGTTCGGCCTGCGGCTCGCCGCCGGCCGCGACCGCAGCCCGATCTCGACCAATGCGCTGCTCGGCGAATACTTCCAGAAGGACGGTCTGTGGATCGACCGGGCATACCTGTCGGTGCGTCCGCTCGACGAGCTGACGCTCACCGGCGGGCGAATGCCCAACCCCTTCTTCTCGACCGATCTGGTCTGGGACGAGGATATCAATCCCGAAGGCGTGGCCGCCAATCTGCGCGTGCCGGTAACCGGCGACGTCAGGGTTTTCGCGACTGCCGGAGCGTTTCCCCTGGAATCGCGCCAGACCAATGTGGTGGATCTCGAACGCTGGATGTGGGGTGCCCAGGCCGGCGGCGAGGTGAAGGCCGGCGATCTCTCGTTCAAGGCCGGCGTCGCCTATTACGATTACCGCAATATGGAAGGGATCAAGAACGCGCAGGATTCGCGCCTGACCGACTATACCGCGCTGTCGGTCGTCGGCATCGGCAATTCCAAGTTCAACATCCGCAACGATGCGACCACCCAGCTGATCGGCCTGTCGTCCGATTTCGACGTGCTCAATGTCACGGCCTCGATCGGCTACCGGATGTTCGGCGATGTCGAAATGCGCCTGACCGGCGATTTCGCCCGCAACCTGGCCTTCGATGCCGAGGCGATCGCCGCGCTCGAATCCAGCTCCGCCGATCCGGGCGACACCGCGTGGCAGGTGCGTTTCGATCTCGGCACGCCGGTCATGGCGGACTTCGGCGACTGGTTCGTCGCCGGCGCCTACAAACGTCTCGAGACCGACTCGGTGCTCGACATCTTCACCGACAGCGATTTCGGCGCCGGCGGCACGGACCTCGAAGGCTACGTCCTCGAGGGCGGCTTCGGCCTCTACCGCAACACCTGGCTGGGCGCCCGCTGGCTGTCCGCCGACGCGATCGACCGTGCCGCGCTGGTCCCCGTCTACGGCGCCGACATTCTGATGATCGATCTCAACGCAGCCTTCTGA